A region from the Paraburkholderia youngii genome encodes:
- the sfnG gene encoding dimethylsulfone monooxygenase SfnG: protein MTHNLSTSQDAVKFAYWVPNVSGGLVVSTIEQRTDWSLEYNQRLAQAAERAGFEYALSQIRFTAGYGAEHQHESVSFSQALLHATTRLKVLAAILPGPWHPAVVAKQLATIDHISNGRIAINVVSGWFKGEFTAIGEPWLEHDERYRRSREFIQALKGIWTQDNFTFKGDFYRFNDYTLSPKPVQKPHPEIFQGGSSRAARDNAASVSDWYFTNGNTPENLKAQIDDIRAKAAANGHQVRIGVNAFVIARDTEAEARAVLDDIIANAHVEAVHAFGDAVKQAGSASPEGEGNWAKSTFEDLVQYNDGFRTNLIGTPQQIAERIVELKAIGVDLVLTGFLHFIEEVEYFGAKVLPLVRELESRRQPALA, encoded by the coding sequence ATGACACATAACCTGTCCACCTCGCAAGACGCCGTCAAATTTGCGTACTGGGTACCGAATGTAAGCGGCGGCCTGGTAGTCAGCACGATCGAACAACGCACCGACTGGAGCCTTGAATACAACCAGCGTCTCGCCCAGGCCGCCGAACGGGCAGGCTTCGAATACGCGCTGAGCCAGATCCGCTTTACGGCCGGCTATGGCGCCGAGCATCAGCACGAGTCGGTCTCGTTCAGCCAGGCGTTGCTGCACGCCACGACCCGTCTCAAGGTACTTGCAGCGATTTTGCCCGGACCGTGGCATCCCGCGGTGGTCGCCAAGCAGCTCGCGACGATCGATCACATCTCGAATGGCCGGATCGCGATCAACGTCGTTAGCGGCTGGTTCAAGGGCGAATTCACCGCGATCGGCGAACCCTGGCTCGAGCACGATGAACGGTATCGCCGTTCCAGGGAATTCATTCAGGCGCTCAAGGGGATCTGGACGCAGGACAACTTCACGTTCAAGGGCGACTTCTACCGCTTCAACGATTACACGCTGAGTCCGAAGCCGGTGCAAAAGCCGCACCCCGAAATCTTTCAGGGTGGCAGCTCGCGCGCTGCCCGCGACAACGCAGCGAGTGTGTCCGACTGGTATTTCACGAACGGCAATACGCCCGAAAACCTCAAAGCGCAGATCGATGATATTCGCGCCAAGGCCGCAGCGAACGGCCATCAGGTGCGCATTGGCGTGAACGCGTTCGTGATCGCCCGTGACACGGAAGCCGAAGCACGTGCCGTGCTCGACGACATCATTGCCAACGCGCATGTGGAAGCGGTCCATGCGTTCGGCGACGCGGTCAAGCAGGCCGGTAGCGCATCGCCTGAAGGCGAGGGCAACTGGGCGAAATCCACATTTGAAGATCTGGTCCAGTACAACGACGGCTTCCGCACCAATCTGATCGGTACGCCGCAGCAGATCGCCGAGCGCATCGTCGAACTTAAGGCGATCGGCGTCGATCTGGTACTGACCGGCTTCTTGCATTTCATCGAAGAAGTCGAATACTTCGGCGCCAAAGTGCTTCCGCTGGTTCGCGAACTGGAGAGCCGTCGTCAGCCGGCCCTGGCATGA
- a CDS encoding ABC transporter ATP-binding protein, translating to MTQATTSAAPLLALEHISLSFKGVKAITDIGFSVARGEICALIGPNGAGKSSLLNVINGVYRAQQGVVRFDGLAYRRIDPYRAAHLGIARTFQNLALFRRMSVLDNVLTGRSLHRRSSWIEQVLRVGRARRDDAEQRRYASEVIDALKLERYRDAAVGTLPYGLQKRVELARAVAAKPRLLLLDEPMAGMNAAEKQEMARTIRDVNSQFGVTVVLIEHDIGVVMGLSDHVVVLDYGKKIADGTPDQVRTNDDVLAAYLGTRHDASTSVHA from the coding sequence ATGACGCAGGCGACTACCTCGGCAGCGCCGTTGCTCGCCCTTGAACACATCTCGCTATCGTTCAAGGGCGTCAAGGCGATAACCGACATAGGCTTCTCGGTGGCGCGCGGAGAAATCTGCGCGCTCATCGGTCCGAATGGCGCAGGCAAGAGTTCGCTTCTCAACGTGATCAATGGCGTGTATCGGGCACAACAGGGAGTCGTTCGCTTCGACGGCCTCGCGTATCGACGCATCGATCCCTACCGTGCCGCTCACCTCGGTATCGCGCGAACGTTCCAGAATCTCGCGCTGTTCCGCCGCATGAGCGTGCTCGACAACGTGCTGACGGGCCGCAGTTTGCATCGGCGCAGCAGCTGGATCGAGCAGGTTTTGCGCGTTGGGCGCGCGCGCCGGGACGACGCAGAGCAACGCAGGTATGCGAGTGAGGTGATCGATGCACTGAAGCTGGAACGCTACCGCGACGCCGCCGTGGGCACGCTGCCTTACGGGCTGCAAAAGCGCGTCGAACTGGCGCGTGCAGTCGCCGCCAAGCCGCGCCTTCTGCTGCTCGACGAGCCAATGGCGGGCATGAATGCGGCCGAGAAACAGGAGATGGCTCGCACGATACGCGATGTGAACTCGCAGTTCGGTGTCACGGTGGTACTGATCGAGCACGACATCGGCGTCGTGATGGGACTGTCCGATCATGTCGTGGTGCTCGACTACGGGAAAAAGATCGCGGACGGCACGCCCGACCAGGTCCGCACGAATGATGACGTGCTAGCGGCCTATCTCGGTACGCGTCACGACGCGAGCACGTCAGTTCACGCCTGA
- a CDS encoding branched-chain amino acid ABC transporter permease, translating into MEFFVEVLVGGLLAGAMYSVVAIGFVLIYKASGIFNFAQGALVLFGALTYVCMVERGIAPWLAILITLAALVVIAVLTGRLVLRPLVNRPPITLFMATLGLSLILEGAAQLLWGAQVHGLELGIDDKPLRLGGVMISKFDLFAAAVAGALVIGLSALTRYSRLGLKLRAVADDPLAALAVGVRLPQVWAIVWALAGFVSLVAGLLWGARLGVQFSLSLVVLKALPVLIIGGFSSITGAIVGGLLVGASEKLAEVYLGAVIGDGIENWFPYVIAMLFLLARPAGLFGEPAVERV; encoded by the coding sequence ATGGAATTCTTTGTCGAAGTATTGGTGGGCGGCCTGCTTGCCGGTGCGATGTATTCGGTCGTTGCGATCGGCTTCGTGCTGATCTACAAGGCATCCGGGATCTTTAATTTCGCTCAGGGAGCGCTGGTGCTGTTCGGCGCGCTGACCTATGTGTGCATGGTCGAACGCGGGATCGCCCCGTGGCTCGCGATCCTGATCACGCTGGCGGCGCTGGTCGTCATTGCGGTGCTCACCGGACGGCTGGTGCTGCGGCCGCTCGTCAATCGACCACCGATCACGCTGTTCATGGCGACGCTCGGCCTGAGTCTGATCCTGGAAGGGGCCGCGCAACTGTTATGGGGAGCACAGGTGCACGGGCTCGAGCTGGGTATCGATGACAAGCCGTTGCGCCTGGGCGGCGTCATGATCAGTAAGTTCGACCTCTTCGCGGCGGCTGTCGCGGGCGCACTGGTGATCGGGCTAAGCGCGTTGACCCGCTATTCGCGTCTCGGCCTGAAGCTGCGCGCGGTCGCCGACGATCCGCTGGCCGCGCTCGCGGTCGGGGTGCGGCTTCCACAAGTCTGGGCAATCGTCTGGGCACTGGCCGGCTTCGTGAGCCTCGTCGCGGGACTACTGTGGGGCGCGCGTCTGGGCGTGCAGTTCTCGCTATCGCTGGTGGTCCTGAAAGCGCTGCCGGTATTGATCATCGGTGGATTTTCGTCGATCACTGGCGCGATCGTCGGCGGACTGCTGGTGGGCGCTAGCGAAAAGCTCGCTGAGGTTTATCTCGGCGCAGTCATTGGCGATGGCATCGAGAACTGGTTCCCCTATGTCATCGCGATGCTATTCCTGCTGGCTCGCCCGGCTGGGCTGTTCGGCGAACCGGCGGTGGAACGCGTTTGA
- a CDS encoding branched-chain amino acid ABC transporter permease, whose translation MELTRTTFDARRADLKRWLTPFSLVLIAFVAVPLVSNDYWLNAILVPFLILSLAGLGLNFLTGYAGQLSLGSAAFMSVGAYAAYNLLVRLPALPLPVALLLGGFISAAVGVLFGLPSLRIRGFYLIVSTLAAQFFVVWIFTRVSWFSNNDTSGVLSAPRLAIGHWQIDTPAARYLFVLGVVVVLFLLGASVVRSDLGRRWMAVRDMDIAARVIGIPVGRSKLLAFALSSFVLGIAGALWAFAYLGTVEPDGFSLNLSFQVLFIIIIGGMGSISGNLYGAAFIVLLPILLSNAATALAQIGIGADQLQNLQKIIFGTLIIVFLIKEPDGLARLVQVARRSRTRRQEGR comes from the coding sequence ATGGAACTGACCCGCACAACCTTCGACGCGCGACGCGCGGATCTCAAGCGCTGGCTGACGCCGTTCTCGCTCGTACTGATAGCGTTCGTGGCCGTGCCGTTGGTCTCCAACGATTATTGGCTCAACGCGATCCTCGTCCCATTCCTGATTCTTTCACTGGCAGGGTTGGGGTTGAACTTCCTGACCGGCTATGCCGGGCAGTTGTCGCTCGGTTCGGCCGCCTTTATGTCGGTGGGAGCGTACGCGGCTTATAACCTGTTGGTCCGGCTACCCGCGCTGCCGCTGCCTGTTGCACTGCTGCTCGGTGGCTTCATCAGCGCGGCAGTAGGGGTGCTGTTCGGTTTGCCGAGCCTGCGCATCCGCGGCTTCTATCTGATTGTTTCGACCCTGGCCGCGCAGTTCTTCGTGGTCTGGATCTTTACTCGCGTCAGCTGGTTCTCCAATAACGATACGTCGGGCGTCCTTAGCGCGCCGCGCCTTGCAATCGGCCACTGGCAAATCGATACACCGGCCGCACGCTATCTGTTCGTGCTCGGCGTCGTGGTGGTGCTGTTCCTGCTCGGCGCGAGTGTCGTGCGCAGCGATCTCGGCCGCCGCTGGATGGCGGTGCGCGACATGGATATCGCCGCACGCGTGATCGGCATTCCGGTCGGACGGAGCAAGCTGCTTGCGTTCGCGCTCAGTTCCTTCGTGCTCGGCATAGCGGGAGCGCTTTGGGCATTCGCCTACCTCGGTACGGTCGAGCCGGACGGCTTCAGTCTGAATCTGTCGTTTCAGGTTCTTTTCATCATCATTATCGGCGGCATGGGCAGTATCAGCGGCAACCTCTACGGCGCCGCATTCATCGTTTTGCTGCCGATCCTGCTGTCGAATGCCGCGACCGCGCTCGCACAGATCGGCATTGGGGCCGACCAGTTGCAGAACCTGCAAAAGATCATCTTTGGCACCTTGATCATTGTGTTTCTCATCAAGGAACCCGATGGTCTCGCCCGGCTCGTTCAGGTTGCGCGCCGCAGCCGAACGAGACGGCAGGAAGGGCGCTAA
- a CDS encoding ABC transporter substrate-binding protein, translating to MANYITRLNAGGAGKLLRLFAASVALAGAAISQAHAGGTEYFPLQSYRVGPYAAGGTGFFGGFIDYMKLINARDGGVNGVKLVWKECETEYVVEKGVECYERLKNSGPDGAPTAATNPLSVGIAYATLDRSSADKLPLITINHGRTDSTDGAVFPYVFPLQLNPYSEVSAIVNYIGQRSGGLEHLKGRKIVVLYHGSPYGRETIPVVDLLAKKYGFEVTQIEVPHPGNEQGSQWLKIRQIAPDWVILRGWGVMNPVALKSAQKVGYPTDHIIGNIWSNSEEDVRPAGEAAKGFISITTHPSGTEYPVLQAIDQYVIKAGNGDLKDPARFGTVYYNLGVVNGILNVEALRTAQKKFGNKPLSGEQVRWGFEHLNLDDARLKQLGALGLVQPLKLTCEDHEGGGAVRFQQWDGQHWKVISDWVQADRALLRPIIEKSANAYAKEKGITPRDCQKEL from the coding sequence ATGGCTAATTACATTACTCGACTCAACGCCGGTGGAGCTGGCAAACTTCTGCGCCTGTTCGCGGCGAGCGTGGCACTAGCCGGTGCGGCGATATCGCAGGCGCATGCCGGCGGAACCGAATATTTTCCGCTGCAAAGCTATCGGGTTGGACCGTATGCAGCCGGCGGCACGGGATTCTTCGGCGGCTTTATCGACTACATGAAGTTGATCAATGCTCGCGACGGCGGGGTCAACGGCGTCAAGCTGGTCTGGAAAGAGTGCGAAACGGAGTACGTGGTCGAGAAGGGCGTCGAGTGCTACGAACGTCTGAAGAACAGCGGTCCGGACGGCGCACCGACCGCGGCAACCAATCCGTTGTCTGTCGGCATTGCCTACGCAACACTCGATCGCTCGAGCGCAGACAAGCTGCCGCTGATTACGATCAATCACGGCCGGACCGATTCGACCGACGGCGCGGTCTTCCCATATGTGTTCCCGCTGCAGCTCAATCCGTACAGCGAAGTGTCGGCGATCGTGAACTACATCGGACAACGCTCTGGCGGCCTGGAGCACCTCAAAGGCAGGAAGATCGTCGTGCTTTACCACGGCTCGCCTTATGGACGTGAAACGATTCCGGTGGTCGACCTGCTCGCGAAGAAGTATGGTTTCGAGGTCACGCAGATCGAGGTACCGCATCCGGGCAACGAGCAGGGCTCGCAGTGGCTGAAGATCCGCCAGATCGCACCGGACTGGGTGATCTTGCGGGGTTGGGGTGTGATGAATCCTGTGGCGCTGAAAAGCGCCCAGAAAGTCGGTTATCCGACCGATCACATCATCGGCAATATCTGGAGCAATTCGGAAGAAGACGTTCGACCCGCGGGTGAGGCGGCCAAGGGCTTCATCTCGATCACGACACACCCGTCCGGCACTGAATATCCGGTGCTTCAGGCGATCGACCAGTACGTGATCAAGGCCGGCAACGGTGATCTGAAGGATCCGGCACGCTTCGGCACGGTCTATTACAACCTTGGCGTCGTGAACGGGATCCTGAATGTCGAAGCGCTGCGCACCGCGCAGAAGAAGTTCGGCAACAAACCGTTGAGCGGCGAGCAGGTCCGCTGGGGCTTCGAACATCTGAACCTCGACGACGCACGACTCAAACAGCTGGGCGCGCTTGGTCTCGTCCAGCCTTTGAAGCTGACCTGCGAGGACCACGAAGGCGGCGGGGCGGTGCGCTTCCAGCAATGGGACGGACAACACTGGAAGGTCATCAGCGACTGGGTCCAGGCCGATCGCGCGCTGTTGCGGCCGATCATCGAAAAATCGGCGAACGCTTACGCGAAGGAAAAAGGCATCACGCCTCGCGACTGCCAGAAGGAGCTCTAA
- a CDS encoding ABC transporter ATP-binding protein, whose translation MAAARLLEATSLAVSWQQIIVALHDVSLHVDAGEIVALLGGNGAGKTTTLKAISRLLHAERGEMTSGRIAFNGVDIARDEPWRLVERGLVQVLEGRRCFGHLSVEENLRLGGFVRRGRRAELEADLERIYATFPRLKLRRRLPAGYASGGEQQMLAIGRALMARPTLVLLDEPSMGLAPQIVEEIFEIVASLNREGVSFLLAEQNATVALRYAHRGYVLENGAVVAQGSAAQLLDLDTLRDAYLGGSGRRPEQCSSTSALTL comes from the coding sequence ATGGCCGCTGCCCGATTGCTCGAAGCGACCTCACTCGCCGTGTCATGGCAGCAGATCATTGTCGCTTTACATGACGTGTCGCTGCACGTCGACGCCGGCGAGATCGTCGCGCTGCTCGGCGGCAACGGTGCCGGCAAGACGACCACGCTGAAAGCAATTTCGCGCCTGCTGCACGCGGAACGCGGCGAGATGACGTCGGGGCGCATTGCGTTCAATGGCGTCGACATCGCCCGCGATGAGCCGTGGCGACTCGTCGAGCGCGGTCTGGTACAGGTCCTCGAAGGGCGCCGCTGCTTCGGCCATCTGAGCGTCGAGGAAAATCTGCGTCTTGGCGGATTCGTGCGGCGTGGCCGGCGCGCGGAGCTCGAAGCGGATCTCGAGCGGATCTATGCGACGTTCCCGCGGCTGAAGCTGCGCCGAAGGCTGCCGGCCGGCTACGCGTCGGGCGGCGAGCAGCAGATGCTCGCGATCGGTCGCGCGCTGATGGCCAGACCGACGCTCGTACTGCTTGACGAACCGTCGATGGGCCTGGCTCCGCAGATCGTCGAGGAGATCTTCGAGATCGTGGCCTCGCTCAATCGCGAAGGCGTCAGCTTCCTGCTTGCCGAGCAGAACGCAACGGTGGCGCTGCGCTATGCCCATCGCGGTTACGTGCTTGAGAACGGCGCAGTGGTCGCGCAGGGCAGCGCGGCGCAACTGCTGGACCTTGATACGTTGCGCGATGCTTACCTGGGCGGGTCCGGGCGGCGCCCCGAGCAGTGCTCTTCCACTTCCGCATTGACACTTTGA
- a CDS encoding DNA-binding protein, with amino-acid sequence MTLEADIEVARQNASDTQTLYREVCALLFFRYGETPTANRLYQLVRKGSMSAPAKALRDFWTDVRDKTRVDVGRPDLPAEVATAAGEFAAQMWRLSSDAANAALDVFRQDADAQISAAQKQAEQRDRQRQEAVEQAEKSANDAATLRARLAGLEARIVELQTANDMLTAQLTASKEEIAAGAAALADARRDFADELAKLRRSHEQNEQRLAAAEKRALLEIDGERAAAQRLRKELQASQERAATLEAESRTERDALRNELAAIKAELAASAARHAETRGQLAEKDALLAERVAATDLLRQRIDTLSRQIETARTEKTSARPARRARGKSSAQGRATAGFSGGPFVKRSTNAKSRES; translated from the coding sequence ATGACCCTCGAAGCCGACATCGAAGTCGCCCGCCAAAACGCGTCCGACACGCAGACGCTTTATCGCGAAGTCTGCGCGTTGCTGTTTTTCCGCTACGGCGAAACGCCGACCGCAAACCGCCTGTATCAATTGGTGCGTAAAGGCAGCATGAGCGCGCCGGCCAAGGCGTTGCGCGATTTCTGGACCGACGTGCGTGACAAAACGCGTGTCGATGTCGGCCGGCCGGATCTGCCGGCCGAGGTCGCAACAGCCGCCGGCGAGTTCGCGGCGCAGATGTGGCGTCTGTCGAGCGACGCCGCGAACGCTGCGCTAGACGTGTTCAGGCAGGACGCCGACGCCCAAATCTCCGCGGCGCAAAAACAGGCCGAGCAACGGGACAGGCAGCGTCAGGAAGCCGTCGAGCAGGCCGAAAAGTCGGCCAACGACGCCGCGACCCTGCGCGCGCGGCTCGCCGGGCTCGAGGCGCGCATCGTCGAACTGCAGACCGCCAACGACATGCTGACGGCGCAACTGACGGCATCGAAGGAAGAAATCGCGGCAGGCGCCGCCGCGCTCGCCGATGCCCGCCGGGATTTCGCCGACGAACTCGCGAAGCTGCGCCGCTCGCACGAGCAGAACGAGCAGCGGCTCGCCGCTGCGGAAAAGCGCGCATTGCTCGAAATCGACGGTGAACGGGCCGCGGCGCAACGTCTGCGCAAGGAGCTTCAGGCGAGTCAGGAGCGGGCGGCGACGCTCGAAGCCGAATCGCGAACCGAGCGCGACGCGCTGCGCAACGAGTTGGCCGCAATAAAGGCGGAACTGGCTGCCTCGGCTGCGCGGCATGCCGAGACCCGCGGACAGCTTGCGGAAAAGGACGCGTTGCTGGCTGAACGCGTGGCTGCGACCGACCTGTTACGCCAGCGTATCGACACGCTGTCGCGGCAGATCGAGACGGCGCGAACAGAAAAAACGTCCGCGCGCCCTGCCCGCCGCGCCCGCGGAAAATCATCCGCGCAAGGCCGCGCAACGGCTGGTTTCTCAGGCGGACCGTTCGTCAAACGCTCGACCAACGCCAAATCACGCGAGTCGTAA
- a CDS encoding FMN-dependent NADH-azoreductase, whose amino-acid sequence MKIMHVDASAKRERSNSRALARYFLERLREERVEFDVDYLDVTFDTPPHVSEAFAIATYTAAQERTAAMKATLASSDALCARLLAADALVFAMPMYNWSMPSAFKAFIDSVTRTGVTYLHAEDGRIVGQLGRHKVLFITSRGADLRAGSPYESMDALTPALKAAFGFLGVAAPTFVDAQPLQFANPEARAAALERARGELATVAVQWAQGERVANRQAEALCQADAE is encoded by the coding sequence ATGAAGATCATGCACGTCGACGCCAGCGCGAAGCGCGAGCGATCCAATTCCCGCGCGCTCGCCCGCTATTTTCTCGAGCGTCTGCGCGAAGAGCGCGTCGAGTTCGACGTCGACTATCTGGACGTGACATTCGACACACCACCGCACGTCTCCGAAGCGTTCGCGATCGCCACCTACACGGCCGCGCAAGAGCGCACAGCGGCGATGAAAGCGACGCTCGCGTCATCGGATGCGCTATGCGCGCGCCTGCTCGCCGCCGACGCGCTGGTGTTCGCCATGCCGATGTACAACTGGTCGATGCCGTCGGCGTTCAAGGCGTTCATCGATAGCGTCACGCGGACCGGCGTGACCTACCTGCACGCGGAAGACGGTCGCATCGTCGGGCAGCTCGGCCGGCACAAGGTGTTGTTCATCACGAGCCGCGGCGCGGATCTGCGCGCGGGCTCGCCGTATGAATCGATGGATGCGCTGACGCCGGCGCTGAAGGCTGCATTCGGTTTTCTTGGCGTCGCCGCGCCGACTTTCGTCGATGCGCAGCCGCTGCAGTTCGCCAATCCCGAAGCGCGGGCCGCGGCGCTCGAACGCGCGCGTGGAGAATTGGCCACGGTTGCGGTGCAGTGGGCACAAGGCGAACGCGTGGCAAACCGGCAAGCCGAGGCGTTGTGCCAGGCTGACGCGGAGTGA
- a CDS encoding cupin domain-containing protein produces the protein MNTIRTLFASALFAGAAITGTWQSAYAADTAEASAAPHETIAPAFAVPIANVPGKTMTALVVDYAPGGKSAPHRHGQAFVVGYVLSGAIRSRVDNGGERVYHAGESWTEKPGAHHMVSENASTSEPAKLLAIFVADTNDQHLVTFDKK, from the coding sequence ATGAATACGATCCGCACTTTGTTCGCGTCGGCGCTGTTCGCCGGCGCCGCGATCACGGGCACGTGGCAGTCCGCCTATGCCGCCGACACCGCCGAGGCGAGCGCAGCCCCTCACGAAACCATCGCCCCCGCCTTCGCCGTCCCGATCGCGAACGTGCCGGGCAAGACGATGACCGCGCTCGTCGTCGACTATGCGCCGGGCGGCAAGTCGGCGCCGCATCGGCACGGCCAGGCGTTCGTGGTGGGCTATGTGCTGTCGGGCGCGATCCGCAGCCGTGTCGATAACGGCGGGGAGCGCGTCTACCATGCGGGCGAATCGTGGACCGAGAAGCCCGGCGCGCATCACATGGTCAGCGAGAACGCGAGCACGAGCGAGCCGGCAAAACTGCTCGCGATTTTCGTCGCGGATACGAACGACCAGCACCTGGTGACGTTCGATAAAAAGTAA
- a CDS encoding MFS transporter, with protein sequence MDLESRTLHRVTMRLIPFLMLCYFIAYLDRVNVGFAALQMNKALDLSASAFGFGAGVFFLAYFFFEVPSNLLLERFGARRWIARIMFSWGILAGAMAFIPDISRFTGLSPAHVFFGLRILLGIAEAGFFPGIIFLLTLWFPAAYRGRVVGYFMAAIPLSTVIGGPISGALLSLDGIGGLGGWQWLYLIEAAPAVLLSVAVLLYLTDKPADATWLSTEEREWLIARQKQEREHREAVRHFSVKEALINPRVLAIALIYFGANATNYGLSFFLPQIVKAFGLTNLQTGFVTSLPYVVGLIGMIVWGRHSDRHLERRWHVAIALFIAAGGIAVSAGLDNPVLKMIALSIAGFGIFGCLPVIWTLPAAFLSGAAAAGGIAAINSLGNLAGFFGPFAMGWIKDSTGGFGAGLLCLAGAGLIGVAAVLLLHHDTSLETAHGNPHARPPGETGVARP encoded by the coding sequence ATGGATCTCGAATCACGTACCCTTCATCGCGTCACGATGCGGCTCATACCGTTTCTGATGCTGTGCTACTTCATCGCTTATCTGGATCGCGTGAACGTCGGCTTCGCGGCCTTGCAGATGAACAAGGCGCTCGATCTTTCCGCGAGCGCGTTCGGCTTCGGCGCGGGCGTGTTCTTTCTCGCGTACTTCTTTTTCGAAGTGCCGTCGAACCTGCTGCTCGAACGATTCGGCGCACGCCGCTGGATCGCGCGGATCATGTTCTCGTGGGGCATACTCGCAGGCGCGATGGCCTTCATCCCGGACATCTCGCGCTTCACCGGACTCTCGCCCGCCCACGTGTTCTTCGGCCTGCGCATTCTGCTTGGTATTGCCGAGGCCGGTTTTTTTCCGGGCATCATTTTTCTGCTGACCTTGTGGTTTCCGGCCGCGTATCGCGGGCGCGTGGTCGGCTATTTCATGGCGGCGATTCCGCTGTCGACTGTAATCGGCGGCCCGATCTCCGGCGCACTGCTGTCGCTCGACGGCATCGGTGGACTCGGCGGCTGGCAATGGCTGTATCTGATCGAGGCGGCGCCCGCGGTATTGCTGTCGGTCGCAGTGCTGCTCTATTTGACCGACAAGCCCGCCGACGCCACCTGGCTCAGCACCGAGGAGCGCGAATGGCTGATCGCACGCCAGAAGCAGGAGCGCGAGCATCGCGAGGCGGTGCGCCACTTCAGCGTGAAGGAGGCGCTGATCAATCCGCGCGTGCTCGCCATCGCGCTGATCTATTTTGGCGCGAATGCGACCAACTACGGCCTGAGCTTCTTCCTGCCGCAGATCGTGAAGGCCTTCGGTCTGACCAATCTGCAGACGGGTTTCGTCACGTCGCTGCCGTACGTGGTCGGGCTCATCGGCATGATTGTGTGGGGGCGGCATTCGGATCGCCACCTCGAGCGCCGCTGGCACGTCGCGATTGCGCTGTTCATTGCGGCGGGCGGCATCGCGGTCTCGGCCGGACTCGACAATCCGGTGCTTAAGATGATTGCGCTATCGATTGCCGGCTTCGGCATCTTCGGTTGCCTGCCGGTGATCTGGACCTTGCCGGCCGCGTTCCTGTCGGGCGCCGCGGCCGCGGGCGGCATCGCCGCGATCAATTCGCTCGGCAATCTGGCGGGTTTCTTCGGCCCGTTCGCAATGGGCTGGATCAAGGACAGCACCGGCGGCTTCGGCGCCGGGCTGCTATGCCTCGCGGGCGCGGGGCTGATCGGTGTGGCGGCGGTGTTGCTGCTGCATCACGACACGTCGCTCGAGACGGCGCATGGCAATCCGCATGCGCGGCCGCCGGGTGAAACGGGCGTCGCGAGGCCTTAG